One uncultured Caproiciproducens sp. DNA segment encodes these proteins:
- a CDS encoding ABC transporter ATP-binding protein: MIEVKNLSKRYGQNVALDNISFSVEEGTVVGFLGPNGAGKSTTMNIITGYLSASSGSVTVGGYNTLDNPNEVKKLIGYMPEMPPLYPDMTVKEYLNFMYDLKKVTLPREKHIKEICALMKISDVYGRLINNLSKGYKQRVGFAQALLGNPPVLILDEPTVGLDPKQIIEIRNLINNLGKNHTIILSSHILPEIQAVCERIIIINRGRLVADGTPDNLSQSLSSDHKLIARIEGHENDVKNALKTIKHVQTVQSYGEKEPGVFEYEVEADAGYDLRRELFRVASAKNYPILSLSNAGLSLEDVFLRMTSASYIKDDTIAEKTLKGGEAE, from the coding sequence ATGATTGAGGTTAAGAACCTCTCAAAGCGCTACGGTCAAAACGTCGCTTTGGACAACATCAGCTTCTCGGTTGAAGAAGGAACCGTCGTCGGATTTTTGGGCCCGAACGGCGCAGGAAAGTCAACCACAATGAACATTATTACGGGATATCTGTCTGCCAGCTCCGGCTCGGTCACGGTCGGCGGCTACAACACGCTTGACAATCCCAACGAAGTGAAAAAGCTGATTGGCTACATGCCCGAAATGCCGCCTCTCTATCCGGATATGACGGTGAAAGAATATCTGAACTTCATGTACGACCTGAAAAAAGTAACGCTGCCGAGGGAAAAGCACATAAAAGAAATCTGCGCGCTGATGAAAATCAGCGATGTGTACGGCAGGCTGATCAACAACCTCAGCAAAGGCTATAAACAGCGCGTCGGCTTCGCACAGGCACTTTTGGGCAACCCTCCTGTCCTAATCCTTGATGAACCGACCGTCGGCCTTGACCCGAAGCAGATTATCGAGATCCGCAATCTGATTAACAATCTGGGCAAAAATCATACGATTATTTTAAGCTCCCATATTCTGCCCGAAATACAGGCAGTCTGTGAGCGCATTATTATCATCAATAGAGGCCGGCTTGTCGCGGACGGTACGCCGGACAACCTTTCGCAAAGCCTGAGTTCCGACCATAAACTGATTGCCCGTATAGAAGGGCACGAGAACGACGTAAAAAATGCGCTGAAAACCATCAAGCATGTACAGACCGTACAGAGCTACGGTGAAAAAGAGCCCGGCGTTTTCGAGTATGAAGTGGAGGCTGATGCGGGCTATGACCTGCGGCGTGAGCTTTTCCGCGTTGCGTCGGCAAAAAATTATCCGATTCTGTCGCTGTCCAACGCCGGGCTTTCGCTGGAGGATGTCTTCCTGCGCATGACCAGCGCATCCTATATCAAGGATGACACCATCGCTGAAAAAACACTGAAAGGCGGCGAAGCAGAATGA
- a CDS encoding ABC transporter permease subunit: MKAITKRELRAYFTSPIGYVCVAMILALYGYYFYQVLMLRSSSYISNVYSTMFIWSMMIIPIITMRSFSEEMRNRTDQALLTAPVGVTSIVAGKFLAALTVYAIAMVGTLIPVAVIGLFSAPEWALIFGNFFGSLLFGAGMISIGVFLSSLTQSQIVAAISTFGVSILLLVIDQLTGLVSNPVAVKLIGWLSFNTRYQPFTKGIFNISSIVFFLSVIAVFIFLTARKLESRRWS, from the coding sequence ATGAAAGCAATTACCAAAAGGGAATTAAGGGCATATTTCACCTCTCCCATTGGTTATGTCTGCGTGGCCATGATACTGGCGCTGTACGGATATTACTTTTATCAGGTGCTGATGCTGCGTTCCTCCTCCTATATCTCCAATGTGTACAGCACAATGTTTATCTGGAGCATGATGATTATTCCGATTATCACCATGCGCAGCTTCAGCGAAGAAATGCGCAACCGTACCGATCAAGCGCTTTTGACCGCGCCGGTCGGCGTTACATCCATCGTTGCGGGCAAATTTTTAGCAGCGCTGACCGTGTATGCCATTGCAATGGTCGGCACGCTGATCCCCGTTGCGGTGATCGGGCTTTTCTCCGCACCGGAATGGGCGCTGATCTTCGGCAATTTTTTCGGCTCCCTTCTGTTCGGCGCGGGCATGATTTCCATCGGCGTCTTTCTTTCTTCCCTCACGCAAAGTCAGATTGTCGCCGCGATCAGCACATTTGGTGTTTCCATCCTTCTGCTGGTCATCGACCAGCTCACCGGTTTGGTCAGCAACCCGGTTGCTGTTAAGCTGATCGGATGGCTCTCGTTCAATACACGCTATCAGCCATTTACTAAGGGAATTTTTAATATTTCAAGCATTGTTTTTTTCCTGAGCGTCATCGCGGTCTTTATATTTTTGACCGCCCGCAAGCTTGAAAGCAGAAGATGGAGCTAA
- a CDS encoding Gldg family protein: MNKENNDNQKITPDTAQEQTEDLSQEENPAVSAEENSEKLTDELPGASAEEETADGETEEEPDNSDAKLKKSRKPKGESKIREYTKSSKFRHGGISTAFTAGFIIVIVLINIIVGALGERYPSMNIDLTKNRVNTLSTQAAEIVAKVNIPTTIYIMATEAQTKGDQLLTDYGIKYSQVGELAAKIAEKNSNIKVQYIDLDKNPTFASTYKNDNIVAGDVLIKTEKRYRVLAYTDLFNVQYGSDGTTTETYSMVDSALASGLNSVISDTVALAAFDTGHGEQLDATTYKKLLGNNSIETKDFNILTDAIPENTRLVVLGCPATDYTDAELTKLDDFLSSTTISGDRSLLVTFHPNQQTMPKLSAFLKEWGIEVPQAVVVESDQSKYYTDDASYILSNMQSALSLGGQSDYGYFTTPQSNPINLLFETKGTKTTYSLAKSNETCYLVDNNTKENDTPQKAAYNTAVLSQDTVKSGAKEYKANVIALGSTTMFNAEILGASTFGNAKYMVDLSRYATGTTNSATAITETSVQTNVSDITLSTGMSTLLGLGVFTLLIPLLIAIAGICLYNKRRHL, encoded by the coding sequence ATGAATAAAGAGAATAACGATAACCAGAAGATAACTCCGGACACCGCGCAGGAACAAACGGAAGATCTTTCTCAGGAAGAGAACCCAGCGGTCTCGGCAGAGGAAAACAGCGAAAAATTAACGGACGAACTCCCGGGTGCGTCGGCGGAAGAGGAAACAGCCGACGGGGAAACCGAGGAAGAGCCGGACAACAGTGATGCCAAATTAAAGAAGAGCAGGAAACCCAAGGGTGAATCAAAAATCAGAGAATACACAAAAAGCAGCAAATTTCGTCACGGCGGAATTTCCACCGCATTCACGGCGGGCTTTATTATTGTAATTGTTCTGATCAATATCATCGTCGGCGCATTGGGGGAACGGTATCCGTCCATGAATATTGACCTGACGAAGAACAGGGTCAATACGCTCTCTACACAGGCCGCTGAAATTGTCGCCAAGGTAAACATTCCGACGACCATCTATATCATGGCGACCGAAGCGCAGACAAAAGGCGACCAGTTATTGACGGATTACGGCATTAAATACAGTCAGGTCGGGGAACTCGCCGCGAAAATCGCGGAGAAAAATTCCAATATTAAGGTGCAGTATATTGACCTTGATAAAAACCCGACCTTCGCAAGCACGTATAAAAACGACAATATCGTCGCGGGAGACGTGCTGATTAAAACAGAAAAGCGCTACCGCGTACTCGCCTACACCGACCTGTTTAATGTGCAGTACGGTTCGGACGGCACTACCACCGAAACGTATTCTATGGTGGACAGCGCGCTTGCGTCCGGCTTGAATTCCGTGATTTCCGACACGGTCGCGCTTGCCGCGTTTGACACGGGCCACGGGGAGCAGCTTGACGCGACGACGTACAAAAAACTGCTTGGTAACAACAGCATTGAGACAAAGGACTTCAATATACTGACGGACGCGATCCCGGAAAACACCCGTTTGGTTGTACTGGGATGCCCGGCTACCGATTACACTGACGCCGAGCTGACTAAGCTGGATGATTTTCTGAGCAGCACGACCATTTCGGGCGACCGCTCCCTGCTCGTCACCTTCCACCCCAACCAGCAGACCATGCCAAAGCTTTCCGCTTTTCTGAAGGAATGGGGCATCGAAGTGCCGCAGGCCGTCGTTGTGGAAAGCGACCAGAGCAAATATTATACCGATGACGCAAGCTATATCCTTTCCAATATGCAGTCCGCGCTGAGTCTGGGCGGGCAGTCCGACTACGGCTACTTTACGACTCCGCAGTCCAACCCGATCAACCTTTTGTTTGAAACAAAGGGAACCAAAACAACGTACTCCCTGGCAAAATCCAACGAGACCTGCTATCTTGTCGACAATAATACAAAAGAGAACGACACTCCCCAAAAGGCCGCGTACAACACGGCGGTACTTTCGCAGGATACGGTAAAATCGGGAGCGAAGGAATACAAGGCGAATGTCATCGCGCTGGGAAGCACGACCATGTTCAATGCGGAAATTCTGGGTGCGAGCACCTTTGGAAACGCAAAATATATGGTTGACCTTTCCCGCTACGCGACCGGAACCACAAATTCCGCCACCGCTATTACGGAAACCTCCGTACAGACGAATGTTTCCGATATCACACTGAGCACCGGTATGAGCACTCTGCTCGGCCTCGGGGTCTTTACACTGCTGATTCCTCTGCTCATTGCCATTGCCGGTATTTGTTTGTACAACAAGAGGAGGCACTTGTAA
- a CDS encoding DUF4340 domain-containing protein: MKTSTRNLIVVAGCIVVLGGVAAMLLLTGNKDEASSSETSAATIELVSKTSQDIVSMSVKNQKGSYTLIPIEKPAASTSSAASGTAADITYMVKELGGVPINNAAASQVVQNGFSLVATKNLGMVDNLDEFGLKNPQATVEVAFKDGSNYNYKIGNVSATDSSAYYMCGENSGNVYTVSIDGGILENKNYFVSKDIMAITSSSGENDFTSITLSGTNFPQPVTVTKNGSASVITTPVSAQTDAAKLSAIETALATLTADSVEAVNPDAAALKTYGLDKPSAIAEFTVNKGSYKLMVGAKKDASYYVKLDKVDAVYLVKAEGVDAWANTNPFALRSKNLLTPDISTVKSLSVAAGGTVQTFTVTRTKDETKSTQDKIQYTYQATGTGDKKLDYEKNYTDYYNQVIGVQLLEAANQNPSGTPYLKLEYAYFDKSEKDTVAFYSSGDRLYTAVVNGSVYGIVTQDDIEKIISGSKSLQNGETIS; the protein is encoded by the coding sequence ATGAAGACCAGCACGAGAAATTTGATTGTTGTTGCCGGCTGCATAGTGGTGCTGGGCGGCGTGGCCGCCATGCTACTGCTGACAGGAAATAAGGATGAAGCTTCTTCTTCCGAAACATCGGCGGCAACGATTGAGCTTGTATCCAAAACGAGCCAGGATATCGTTTCCATGTCTGTGAAAAATCAAAAGGGAAGCTACACGCTCATCCCCATTGAAAAACCTGCTGCCAGCACCTCCTCGGCTGCTTCCGGTACGGCGGCGGATATCACCTATATGGTGAAGGAGCTCGGCGGTGTGCCGATCAACAACGCCGCCGCTTCACAGGTTGTGCAGAACGGATTCAGCCTTGTTGCCACAAAGAATCTGGGCATGGTGGACAATCTGGACGAATTCGGACTGAAAAACCCACAGGCTACCGTAGAAGTTGCTTTTAAAGACGGCAGCAACTACAATTATAAGATCGGAAATGTCTCCGCGACAGACAGCAGCGCGTATTATATGTGCGGCGAAAATTCCGGAAATGTGTATACCGTCAGCATTGACGGCGGGATTCTGGAAAACAAGAACTACTTCGTCAGCAAGGACATTATGGCGATTACCAGCAGCAGCGGCGAAAATGACTTCACCAGCATTACTCTGAGCGGAACCAATTTTCCGCAGCCGGTTACTGTGACAAAAAACGGTTCGGCAAGCGTAATCACCACGCCGGTAAGCGCGCAGACAGATGCCGCAAAGCTGAGCGCAATTGAAACAGCGCTTGCGACCCTGACCGCGGATTCCGTTGAGGCGGTTAACCCGGACGCCGCGGCGCTCAAGACCTATGGGCTTGACAAACCGTCGGCAATCGCCGAGTTTACGGTGAATAAGGGAAGCTACAAATTGATGGTCGGCGCGAAAAAAGACGCCAGCTATTATGTAAAGCTCGACAAAGTGGATGCTGTTTATCTTGTCAAGGCGGAAGGCGTCGACGCTTGGGCAAATACAAATCCGTTTGCGCTTCGCAGCAAAAATCTTTTAACGCCGGATATCAGCACCGTAAAATCACTTTCGGTGGCGGCGGGCGGCACGGTTCAGACATTTACCGTTACCCGTACCAAGGATGAAACAAAATCCACTCAGGACAAAATTCAGTATACCTATCAGGCAACGGGAACCGGGGATAAAAAACTGGATTATGAAAAAAATTATACCGATTATTACAATCAGGTCATCGGTGTGCAGCTTCTTGAAGCGGCGAATCAGAATCCGAGCGGAACACCGTATCTAAAACTCGAATATGCATATTTTGACAAGAGCGAAAAAGATACCGTCGCATTCTACAGCAGCGGCGACCGGCTTTACACCGCGGTCGTGAACGGTTCGGTTTACGGAATTGTAACGCAGGACGATATCGAAAAAATAATCAGCGGCAGCAAATCACTGCAAAACGGCGAAACAATTTCCTAA
- a CDS encoding cation:proton antiporter, translated as MESKIIIAIAVILFSGILFGRLGKFIKLPNVTGYLVAGLLLGPSFFNIIPADMVDNFAVISDIALGFIAFSVGSEFSLDYFRKVGLAPILIAIMESFGGIIFVTTALILFGFDVKLSIMLGAIAAATAPAQTIMVINQYNVKGPLTSMLLSVVALDDAVALIAFGFATTLVNMMNSSVHANLLLSILSPVYEIAISAVLGGVAAILMKLIFRWFKKQSNRICIIIAFILVTYWAANAMNGSPLLACMTLGAVLVNIYEDIDSVVKITEAFSPPIFMIFFVISGAGFKISALSGIGVIGLLYVVMRMIGKWAGAWFGGKITKQEEKICKYLGPTLMPQAGVALGLIVVAGTAVPAYAAQIRVIILCSTFIYSIIGPVAAKLALQKSGELVMPSKQQVK; from the coding sequence TTGGAAAGTAAAATAATCATAGCAATTGCTGTAATCCTCTTTTCAGGAATCCTTTTTGGCAGACTGGGAAAATTTATTAAACTTCCGAATGTTACCGGATATTTGGTTGCCGGGCTTTTATTGGGACCCTCGTTTTTTAATATTATTCCAGCCGATATGGTCGATAATTTCGCTGTTATATCGGATATCGCATTAGGCTTTATTGCTTTTTCAGTCGGCAGCGAATTTAGTCTGGATTATTTTAGAAAAGTGGGACTTGCGCCTATTTTAATCGCAATTATGGAGTCGTTCGGCGGAATTATATTTGTAACCACCGCTTTAATCCTTTTTGGATTTGACGTAAAGCTCTCTATTATGCTGGGAGCGATCGCAGCGGCTACCGCACCTGCGCAAACCATCATGGTGATTAATCAATATAACGTCAAAGGTCCGCTGACTTCCATGCTCCTCAGCGTGGTTGCACTTGATGACGCGGTGGCATTGATTGCATTCGGATTCGCGACTACTCTTGTCAATATGATGAATTCGAGTGTCCATGCCAATCTTTTATTATCCATATTAAGTCCGGTTTATGAAATCGCCATATCTGCTGTTCTGGGCGGAGTTGCAGCGATCCTAATGAAACTGATCTTTCGCTGGTTTAAAAAACAGTCGAATAGAATCTGTATTATTATAGCCTTTATTTTAGTAACATATTGGGCAGCGAATGCAATGAATGGTTCCCCATTACTGGCCTGTATGACCCTTGGCGCCGTGCTTGTCAATATCTATGAGGATATTGACAGTGTCGTAAAGATTACAGAGGCTTTTTCCCCTCCGATTTTTATGATCTTCTTTGTCATTTCCGGGGCCGGGTTTAAAATTTCTGCTCTCAGCGGGATAGGCGTCATTGGCCTGTTATACGTGGTTATGCGTATGATTGGGAAATGGGCCGGTGCCTGGTTCGGCGGAAAGATTACAAAGCAGGAAGAGAAAATCTGCAAGTATTTAGGGCCGACATTAATGCCGCAGGCGGGCGTTGCCTTGGGGCTGATTGTGGTTGCGGGGACAGCGGTTCCTGCTTATGCGGCTCAAATTCGGGTAATTATCCTGTGCTCGACATTTATTTACTCGATTATAGGCCCTGTGGCGGCAAAGCTCGCACTGCAAAAATCCGGAGAACTGGTCATGCCAAGCAAACAGCAGGTAAAATAA
- a CDS encoding PilT/PilU family type 4a pilus ATPase: MEFDIIEILKRAVEENVSDIFIISGCPLSFKISDVIQPVAIGGLDSYRLKPEDTKKCIEKIYSLSNSRDMQPFLKSGDDDFSFSIEGLCRFRCNTYMQRGSMAAVLRVVVFRLPDPKVLHIPDTVIDLNQRKKGLVLITGSAGSGKSTTLACIIDKINRTRNSDIITIEDPIEYLHRHDKSIVSQREVAHDTKGYVQALRAALRQAPNVILLGEMRDYETITTAMTAAETGQLVLSTLHTVGAANTIDRIIDVFPPNQQQQIRVQLSMVLQAVVSQQLIPALDGTLVPAFEIMLVNPAIRNLIRESKVHQIDNAIYSCAGEGMVAMDMDLFRLFMEGKISRENALIYAANPETLKKKLN, from the coding sequence ATGGAATTCGACATCATTGAAATATTAAAAAGGGCCGTTGAAGAAAATGTATCCGATATCTTTATCATATCGGGCTGTCCTCTTTCCTTCAAAATAAGCGACGTGATTCAACCGGTCGCGATCGGCGGACTTGATTCTTACCGGCTGAAACCGGAAGATACCAAGAAATGCATTGAAAAGATTTATTCGCTGAGCAATAGCAGAGACATGCAGCCGTTTTTGAAGAGCGGCGATGATGATTTTTCTTTTTCCATAGAAGGACTGTGCCGCTTTCGGTGCAACACCTACATGCAGCGCGGCTCCATGGCCGCTGTGCTGAGGGTGGTCGTCTTCCGGCTGCCCGACCCGAAGGTGCTGCATATTCCGGACACGGTCATCGACCTGAACCAGCGCAAAAAAGGCCTTGTGCTGATTACCGGCTCCGCCGGCAGCGGAAAATCTACGACGCTCGCCTGCATCATCGACAAAATCAACCGTACGCGCAACAGCGATATCATTACCATTGAAGACCCAATTGAATATCTTCACCGGCATGATAAAAGCATTGTGAGCCAGCGTGAAGTCGCGCACGACACAAAGGGATATGTTCAGGCGCTGCGCGCCGCCCTGCGGCAGGCGCCCAACGTCATTCTTCTGGGCGAAATGCGCGATTACGAAACGATTACCACCGCAATGACCGCAGCTGAAACCGGCCAGCTTGTGCTTTCGACCCTGCACACGGTGGGCGCGGCCAACACCATCGACCGCATCATCGACGTGTTTCCGCCCAATCAGCAGCAGCAGATACGGGTACAGCTTTCCATGGTGCTTCAAGCGGTGGTCTCCCAGCAGCTGATTCCGGCTTTGGACGGCACTCTGGTTCCCGCATTTGAAATCATGCTGGTCAATCCTGCCATCCGCAATCTGATTCGCGAGTCCAAGGTGCATCAGATCGACAACGCAATTTATTCCTGCGCGGGCGAGGGAATGGTCGCCATGGATATGGATCTTTTCCGACTCTTTATGGAAGGGAAAATATCAAGAGAAAACGCGTTGATTTATGCGGCGAATCCTGAAACTTTGAAGAAGAAGCTGAACTAA
- a CDS encoding DUF4860 domain-containing protein — MNSRNFRSVHTIFVLLIFCLFAVCSLFLVLIGANGYRQIVREMDSNNETRATLSYVSNKVHAADSRDVSVESINEQQTLVIQSDFNGKEYRTYIYLHDGYLMEFFTNAENEFSAGSGDKITPVSSFTMEKSGNQLSLSVSGQNSRSLSLSLSLT; from the coding sequence ATGAATAGCAGGAATTTTCGTTCCGTCCACACCATTTTTGTACTGTTGATTTTTTGCCTGTTTGCGGTCTGCTCCCTGTTTTTGGTGCTGATCGGGGCAAACGGTTACCGTCAAATTGTGCGCGAAATGGACAGCAACAATGAAACACGGGCAACCCTCTCTTATGTTTCCAATAAAGTTCATGCCGCAGACAGCCGTGATGTCAGCGTTGAATCCATTAACGAACAGCAGACGCTTGTCATTCAATCTGATTTCAACGGAAAAGAATATAGAACGTATATCTACCTTCACGACGGTTATCTGATGGAATTTTTTACAAATGCTGAAAATGAATTCAGCGCGGGCAGCGGCGATAAAATCACTCCGGTGTCCTCATTTACAATGGAGAAAAGCGGAAATCAACTGAGCCTTTCGGTCAGCGGCCAAAACAGCCGCAGCCTTTCGCTCAGTCTTTCTCTTACATAA
- a CDS encoding type II secretion system F family protein, whose translation MDQNPTVSQRKAKPLSSGDVSLFCSQVVLLLRAGIPLQEGIGTISENIADEKGRELIHRIHAGVEQNGSLYLALNSTGAFPKYMVNMVNIGEKAGNLDNVMEALSLYYERDDKLRSSIRSALLYPFILVLMMAAVVSVLVIKVLPIFNDVFLDMGSDISDTASAIMRAGTTIGSWALVLIIILSVLLLTALILYKTEKGYRWISNLLSNFPLTRQLSNKVALARFASVISMLLSSGYDTEQALELVPGILSNKSVIEKVGQCRDRMSTGSSFTQALGEADIFPGIYSGMVRIGAKTGSLDSVMRHLADIFSDEADESVSRAVSIIEPAMVGTLSVIIGAILLSVMLPLMGIMSSIG comes from the coding sequence ATGGATCAAAACCCGACTGTCAGTCAAAGAAAAGCAAAACCTCTTTCCTCGGGCGATGTCTCCCTCTTCTGCTCACAGGTGGTTCTCCTTTTAAGAGCGGGAATCCCCCTGCAGGAGGGCATCGGCACAATCAGTGAAAATATCGCGGACGAAAAGGGCAGAGAACTGATTCACCGGATACACGCGGGGGTGGAGCAGAACGGTTCGCTCTACCTTGCGCTGAACAGCACCGGCGCTTTCCCGAAGTACATGGTCAACATGGTCAATATCGGTGAAAAAGCAGGAAATCTGGACAATGTGATGGAAGCCCTTTCCCTTTATTACGAACGGGACGACAAACTTCGCAGTTCCATCCGCAGCGCCCTTTTATATCCGTTTATCCTGGTTTTAATGATGGCCGCGGTCGTTTCCGTACTGGTCATCAAAGTACTGCCCATCTTTAACGACGTATTTTTGGACATGGGAAGCGATATTTCCGATACAGCCTCCGCAATTATGCGCGCGGGCACCACCATCGGCAGCTGGGCGCTGGTGCTGATTATCATTCTTTCCGTTCTCCTTCTGACCGCGCTCATCCTCTATAAAACAGAAAAAGGGTACCGGTGGATTTCTAACCTGCTAAGCAATTTTCCGTTGACGCGGCAGCTTTCAAACAAAGTTGCGCTGGCGCGCTTCGCTTCGGTGATTTCCATGCTTCTTTCCAGCGGTTACGACACGGAACAGGCACTGGAACTGGTTCCCGGAATCTTAAGCAATAAATCGGTCATTGAAAAGGTGGGACAATGCCGCGACCGTATGAGTACGGGCTCCTCCTTTACACAGGCGCTTGGCGAGGCGGATATTTTCCCCGGTATTTATTCGGGAATGGTGCGCATCGGCGCAAAAACCGGCAGTCTGGATTCCGTCATGCGCCATCTTGCGGATATTTTCAGCGATGAAGCGGACGAGTCGGTCAGCCGGGCGGTTTCCATCATTGAACCTGCCATGGTTGGGACGCTGTCGGTCATTATTGGCGCGATTCTGCTTTCCGTTATGCTCCCGCTCATGGGAATTATGTCGTCAATCGGCTGA
- a CDS encoding transglutaminase-like domain-containing protein has product MRKYKLILFVFLLTLLLPACAARPIADAPEPPSSAGVSPAVSSAVSGPSSAAASSAAASTASSAAQGPAASSMQSLVSQILQSSSGTIQMSSSLPPTAAPAKTPAAKPMPAVTAKMPQASGTEVFSKNSAAVDYSNAAQGYIMVRYSGSSVVKVLVYFNGGSSYYQYNISGDGAYVTIPLQSGSGSYKVRFMENVSGNSYAELCSTELNAAVSGWGCTLYPNQYVNYGLTSAAVAAAKNLCAKSTSNAQKVSSIYKYITSTIQYDYGKAGSVKAGYLPNVDSTLSSKTGICFDYSSLMAAMCRAQGVPARLVIGNTSVGYHAWNEIYLDGWKRYDSTFAAAGQSAGTYTAEKYY; this is encoded by the coding sequence ATGAGGAAATACAAATTGATACTTTTTGTGTTTTTACTCACACTCCTGCTGCCTGCCTGCGCTGCACGGCCCATTGCCGACGCGCCGGAGCCGCCGTCCTCTGCCGGGGTTTCCCCGGCGGTATCCAGTGCTGTTTCAGGTCCGTCCTCCGCTGCGGCCAGTTCCGCAGCAGCCTCAACGGCCTCTTCTGCGGCGCAGGGGCCGGCGGCTTCTTCCATGCAAAGCCTTGTTTCACAAATACTGCAATCTTCTTCCGGAACCATTCAAATGAGCTCATCGCTGCCGCCCACGGCGGCGCCGGCAAAAACACCGGCCGCAAAACCGATGCCCGCCGTCACGGCAAAAATGCCGCAGGCTTCCGGTACGGAAGTATTCAGCAAAAACAGCGCGGCGGTTGATTACAGCAACGCCGCACAGGGTTACATAATGGTTCGGTACAGCGGTTCCTCCGTTGTGAAGGTTCTGGTTTATTTCAACGGGGGTTCCTCTTATTATCAATATAATATTTCCGGTGACGGCGCCTATGTTACCATTCCGCTGCAAAGCGGCAGCGGTTCCTATAAAGTCAGATTTATGGAAAATGTATCGGGAAACAGCTATGCCGAGCTTTGCTCCACAGAGCTGAACGCGGCCGTTTCAGGCTGGGGCTGCACGCTTTATCCCAACCAATACGTCAACTACGGTCTTACTTCGGCGGCGGTTGCCGCGGCAAAAAATCTGTGTGCCAAATCCACAAGCAACGCACAGAAGGTTTCCTCAATATACAAGTATATCACCTCTACCATTCAGTATGACTACGGAAAAGCGGGCAGCGTAAAAGCCGGCTACCTGCCCAATGTGGACAGCACGCTGTCAAGCAAAACCGGCATCTGCTTTGATTATTCCTCCCTGATGGCGGCCATGTGCCGTGCGCAGGGAGTACCGGCCAGACTGGTAATCGGCAACACCAGCGTAGGGTATCATGCGTGGAACGAGATTTATCTGGACGGATGGAAGCGCTATGATTCCACTTTTGCCGCGGCCGGGCAGTCTGCCGGCACCTACACGGCGGAGAAATATTATTAA